A genomic segment from Nicotiana sylvestris chromosome 1, ASM39365v2, whole genome shotgun sequence encodes:
- the LOC104213433 gene encoding uncharacterized protein isoform X2, with product MCRMNGLTGKKMQKIFKAIGPESVHSDARSLVEYCCFRFLSKDSSLLHPCLKEPAFQRLIFVTMLAWERPYRSRGDSQAKVSEKHSLQLKRRLVGEEAFVRIAPAVAGIADWTTAHNLFKALAGNDQGISFTSWSTYIGELLKVHEGRKSYQFKDSAQLHNERILCIASGGKHPVLKWENNMAWPGKLILTDRALYFEAVGLMGKRNASRLDLTVEGSLVKRTRVGPLGFDLLDSAVSVTSGPQLDTWVLEFVDWGGEMRRDVWYACISEVIALYKFIREFGPEEGDQSVYNVYGAQKGKARAISYATNAVRRLQALQYAQKLLEEPTKLVQFSYLQNAPYGDIVLQTLAVNCWAGPLVTKVTDQEYQSRGSPKSTNEATESSSHVFDIDGSVYLRKWMKSPSWDSSASLAFWKNSLSKRGIVFSKNLVVADMNLIEKAAVTCRDKYQVAEKTQATIDAAMIEGIPSNIDLFKELVFPLTVLVNNFEKLRRWEDPLLTASSLALAYTLIFRNMLSYVFPAILIVLAGGMLLLKGLKEQGRLGRYFGKVTIRDQPPSNTLQKIIAVKEALREVERYLQSLNVSLLKIRAIILAGQPQITMEVALALLFGATILLIVPFKYIAAFLIFDAFTRELTFRRQMVLRFMSLLKERWDMVPATPVVVLPFEDDESDAPSQRKESSNDVVVKPEKQLKQ from the exons GAACCTGCATTCCAGAGACTGATTTTCGTAACTATGCTTGCCTGGGAGCGACCATATAGGAGCAGAGGAGACTCCCAAGCTAAAGTTTCAGAGAAGCACTCTCTCCAG CTAAAGAGAAGACTAGTTGGAGAAGAGGCTTTTGTTCGTATTGCTCCTGCTGTTGCTGGTATAGCTGATTGGACAACAGCACACAACCTTTTCAAAGCTCTTGCTGGTAACGATCAGGGCATCTCATTTACCTCATGGTCCACATATATCGGTGAACTTCTCAA aGTGCATGAAGGAAGGAAGTCATACCAGTTTAAAGATTCCGCCCAGCTCCACAATGAGAGAATCTTGTGCATTGCTTCTGGCGGAAAACACCCTGTTCTTAAATGGGAGAATAATATGGCATGGCCTGGAAAACTAATTTTGACTGATAGAGCCCTTTACTTTGAG GCAGTTGGTTTGATGGGAAAAAGAAATGCATCAAGATTGGATCTTACAGTAGAAGGTTCACTCGTAAAGAGAACAAGAGTTGGGCCTCTGGGATTTGACCTTCTAGATTCTGCTGTATCTGTCACTTCAGGTCCTCA GTTGGACACATGGGTATTAGAATTTGTGGACTGGGGAGGAGAAATGAGACGGGATGTTTGGTATGCATGCATCAGCGAAGTAATTGCTTTATACAAGTTCATACGAGAATTTGGACCGGAGGAAGGTGATCAATCAGTGTACAATGTCTATGGTGCCCAGAAAGGGAAGGCAAGAGCAATTTCTTATGCTACCAATGCTGTTAGGAGACTTCAGGCTCTTCAATATGCTCAAAAGCTCTTGGAGGAGCCAACTAAATTGGTTCAGTTCTCATATTTGCAAAATGCACCTTATGGTGACATTGTATTACAAACTCTAGCAGTTAATTGTTGGGCTGGACCATTGGTTACAAAAGTGACTGATCAAGAGTATCAATCACGGGGATCACCTAAATCCACAAACGAGGCAACAGAAAGTAGTAGCCATGTGTTTGACATAGATGGAAGTGTGTACTTGCGAAAGTGGATGAAGTCTCCATCATGGGATTCTAGTGCTTCACTTGCTTTTTGGAAGAACTCCCTATCGAAACGGGGGATAGTTTTCAGTAAAAATCTTGTTGTCGCTGATATGAATTTGATTGAAAAGGCAGCAGTGACCTGTAGAGATAAATATCAAGTAGCAGAGAAAACACAAGCCACAATTGATGCCGCTATGATTGAAGGGATACCTAGTAACATTGACCTTTTTAAG GAACTTGTGTTTCCTTTAACAGTTTTGGTAAACAACTTTGAGAAACTTAGGCGTTGGGAGGATCCCCTATTGACTGCCTCTTCTCTTGCACTTGCATATACGCTTATATTCAG GAATATGCTGTCTTATGTTTTCCCAGCAATCTTGATTGTCTTGGCTGGTGGCATGTTATTACTTAAGGGGCTCAAGGAACAAGGTCGGCTTGGAAGATATTTTGGAAAGGTAACAATACGTGATCAACCACCGTCAAACACACTACAGAAAATTATTGCAGTTAAAGAGGCCTTGCGTGAGGTGGAAAGATATCTGCAGAGCCTCAATGTATCGCTGCTCAAGATTCGAGCAATCATTCTTGCTGGCCAACCTCAG ATTACGATGGAAGTTGCTCTGGCACTACTGTTTGGTGCAACTATTCTCTTAATTGTTCCATTCAAGTACATAGCTGCTTTCCTGATTTTTGATGCATTCACCCGAGAACTCACTTTCCGAAGGCAAATGGTTTTGAGATTCATGAGCCTTCTGAAGGAGCGGTGGGACATGGTGCCTGCCACTCCAGTTGTCGTGCTACCATTTGAGGATGATGAGTCCGATGCACCAAGCCAAAGAAAGGAGTCCAGTAATGATGTTGTAGTAAAACCAGAAAAACAGCTAAAGCAGTAG
- the LOC104213434 gene encoding pathogenesis-related thaumatin-like protein 3.5, translated as MLMASHFTSSSQVWFLFLAIALGVKLSECANITIINYCKETVWPGITPKNNFSGDGFELKQGQSAVFTAPTGWSGRIWGRTGCDFDKNNNGTCQTGRCGTGLKCNEPGQPPASIAEFTLGETDFYDVSLVDGFNLPIVVKPVNGKGNCSSAGCDSDLRPNCPSELALKLNNKTIACRSACNVFDTDEYCCRGAYSSPVSCLPTNYSRIFKTACPVAYSFAFDDPTSVITCSSTDYVVSFCSSRNQTQCTYQGKNVTCNGAYGLKSLFQTMHILLVGLTAVISLGGVMF; from the exons ATGCTCATGGCTTCCCACTTCACTTCATCTTCCCAAGTTTGGTTTCTCTTCCTTGCTATTGCCTTAG GGGTAAAATTGTCCGAGTGTGCAAATATTACCATTATAAACTATTGTAAAGAGACAGTATGGCCTGGAATTACACCTAAAAACAATTTCAGCGGAGATGGTTTTGAACTAAAACAAGGCCAATCTGCCGTTTTTACTGCCCCGACCGGGTGGAGTGGCCGTATATGGGGTCGAACCGGCTGCGACTTTGACAAGAACAATAACGGTACGTGCCAAACCGGTAGATGCGGAACCGGTCTAAAATGTAACGAACCGGGTCAGCCTCCAGCTTCAATTGCCGAATTTACCCTTGGAGAAACAGATTTTTACGACGTTAGCCTTGTTGATGGGTTCAACTTGCCTATAGTAGTAAAACCTGTAAATGGTAAAGGAAATTGCAGCTCTGCTGGTTGTGACAGTGATCTTAGGCCAAATTGCCCTTCTGAGCTAGCTCTTAAGCTGAACAACAAGACGATCGCTTGCCGGAGCGCGTGTAACGTCTTCGACACCGATGAATATTGCTGCCGGGGTGCATATAGTAGCCCAGTGTCATGTTTGCCTACAAACTATTCAAGGATTTTCAAAACAGCATGTCCTGTGGCTTATAGCTTTGCCTTTGATGATCCAACTAGTGTCATCACTTGCTCTTCTACTGACTATGTTGTGTCATTTTGTTCTTCAAG GAACCAGACCCAGTGTACTTATCAAGGCAAAAACGTAACATGTAATGGAGCATATGGATTGAAGTCACTCTTTCAAACAATGCATATATTGCTGGTTGGATTAACAGCAGTGATTAGTCTTGGAGGGGTGATGTTTTGA
- the LOC104213435 gene encoding uncharacterized protein has translation MEALYSTIHYWLVTHPIITNFQWKQGSTFGASPLFLTLAVLAYLTLTFSFDHFPLLPPLSPTALRLISAVHNLILCLLSLIMAVGCSLSAVHQMPKNDWTWVICFPANHTLPRGPVFFWAYIFYFSKILEFVDTLLIILSGSRTRRLSFLHVYHHAVVVVMCYLWLSSSQTLFPVALVTNTSVHVLMYAYYFLCTLGVRPWWKRLVTDFQIIQFVFSFLISGLMLFYHFTGSGCSGIQGWCFNAVFNASLLALFLDFHSKNYAKKRKALDKNKLS, from the coding sequence ATGGAAGCTCTCTACTCCACTATTCACTATTGGCTAGTTACTCATCCGATTATCACCAACTTCCAATGGAAACAAGGTTCCACATTCGGTGCATCGCCACTTTTCCTCACACTCGCAGTCCTCGCTTACCTCACTCTCACTTTCTCTTTCGACCATTTCCCTCTTCTCCCTCCACTCTCCCCCACCGCCCTCCGCCTCATCTCCGCCGTCCACAACCTTATCCTCTGCCTTCTCTCCCTTATCATGGCCGTTGGATGCTCCCTCTCAGCCGTCCaccaaatgccaaaaaatgaCTGGACTTGGGTCATCTGCTTCCCAGCCAATCACACTCTTCCACGTGGACCTGTCTTTTTCTGGGCTTACATTTTTTACTTCTCCAAGATTCTTGAATTTGTGGACACCCTTTTGATCATTCTAAGTGGGTCTCGAACTAGACGGCTGTCGTTCCTCCACGTGTACCATCATGCGGTGGTGGTTGTCATGTGTTATTTGTGGCTTTCTTCTTCGCAGACTCTGTTTCCTGTGGCGCTTGTTACAAATACTTCAGTTCATGTGCTAATGTACGCTTATTATTTTCTGTGTACCTTAGGAGTACGGCCATGGTGGAAGAGATTGGTCACTGACTTTCAAATTATCCAGTTTGTGTTCAGCTTCTTGATTTCGGGTTTGATGTTGTTCTATCACTTTACCGGGTCGGGTTGTTCCGGGATCCAAGGATGGTGCTTCAATGCAGTTTTCAATGCTTCCTTGTTGGcactcttccttgattttcattCTAAGAATTATGCCAAGAAGAGGAAAGCTCTCGACAAGAATAAGCTGTCATGA